Proteins from a single region of Symphalangus syndactylus isolate Jambi chromosome 12, NHGRI_mSymSyn1-v2.1_pri, whole genome shotgun sequence:
- the RRAGC gene encoding ras-related GTP-binding protein C isoform X2 yields MSLQYGAEETPLAGSYGAADSFPKDFGYGVEEEEEEAAAAGGGVGAGAGGGCGPGGADSSKPRILLMGLRRSGKSSIQKIWDFPGQMDFFDPTFDYEMIFRGTGALIYVIDAQDDYMEALTRLHITVSKAYKVNPDMNFEVFIHKVDGLSDDHKIETQRDIHQRANDDLADAGLEKLHLSFYLTSIYDHSIFEAFSKVVQKLIPQLPTLENLLNIFISNSGIEKAFLFDVVSKIYIATDSSPVDMQSYELCCDMIDVVIDVSCIYGLKEDGSGSAYDKESMAIIKLNNTTVLYLKEVTKFLALVCILREESFERKGLIDYNFHCFRKAIHEVFEVGVTSHRSCGHQTSASSLKALTHNGTPRNAI; encoded by the exons ATGTCCCTGCAGTACGGGGCGGAGGAGACGCCCCTCGCCGGCAGTTACGGCGCGGCCGATTCGTTTCCAAAGGACTTCGGCTACGgcgtggaggaggaggaagaggaggcggcggcggcgggcggcggggtTGGGGCAGGGGCAGGCGGAGGCTGTGGCCCGGGGGGCGCTGACAGCTCCAAGCCGAGGATTCTGCTCATGGGACTCCGGCGCAGCGGCAAGTCCTCCATCCAGAAG ATATGGGACTTTCCTGGGCAAATGGACTTTTTTGACCCAACCTTTGACTATGAGATGATCTTCAGGGGAACAGGAGCATTGATATATGTCATTGACGCACAG GATGACTACATGGAGGCTTTAACAAGACTTCACATTACTGTTTCTAAAGCCTACAAAGTTAACCCAGACATGAATTTTGAGGTTTTTATTCACAAAGTTGATGGTCTGTCTGATGATCACAAAATAGAAACACAGAGGGACATTCATCAAAGGGCCAATGATGACCTTGCAGATGCTGGGCTAGAAAAACTCCATCTTAG cttttatCTGACTAGTATCTATGACCATTCAATATTTGAAGCCTTTAGTAAGGTGGTGCAGAAACTCATTCCACAACTGCCGACCTTGGAAAACCTATTAAATATCTTTATATCA AATTCAGGTATTGAAAAAGCTTTTCTCTTTGATGTTGTCAGCAAAATCTACATTGCAACAGACAGCTCTCCTGTGGATATGCAATCTTACGAACTTTGCTGTGACATGATTGATGTTGTAATTGATGTGTCTTGTATATATGG gttAAAGGAAGATGGAAGTGGAAGTGCTTATGACAAAGAATCTATGGCAATTATCAAGCTGAATAATACAACTGTCCTTTATTTAAAGGAGGTGACTAAATTTTTGGCACTGGTCTGCATTCTAAGGGAAGAAAGCTTTGAACGAAAAg GTTTAATAGACTACAACTTCCACTGTTTCCGAAAAGCTATTCATGAGGTTTTTGAGGTGGGTGTGACTTCTCACAGGAGCTGTGGTCACCAGACTAGTGCCTCCAGCCTGAAAGCGCTGACACACAATGGCACGCCACGAAATGCCATCTAG
- the RRAGC gene encoding ras-related GTP-binding protein C isoform X1 yields the protein MSLQYGAEETPLAGSYGAADSFPKDFGYGVEEEEEEAAAAGGGVGAGAGGGCGPGGADSSKPRILLMGLRRSGKSSIQKVVFHKMSPNETLFLESTNKIYKDDISNSSFVNFQIWDFPGQMDFFDPTFDYEMIFRGTGALIYVIDAQDDYMEALTRLHITVSKAYKVNPDMNFEVFIHKVDGLSDDHKIETQRDIHQRANDDLADAGLEKLHLSFYLTSIYDHSIFEAFSKVVQKLIPQLPTLENLLNIFISNSGIEKAFLFDVVSKIYIATDSSPVDMQSYELCCDMIDVVIDVSCIYGLKEDGSGSAYDKESMAIIKLNNTTVLYLKEVTKFLALVCILREESFERKGLIDYNFHCFRKAIHEVFEVGVTSHRSCGHQTSASSLKALTHNGTPRNAI from the exons ATGTCCCTGCAGTACGGGGCGGAGGAGACGCCCCTCGCCGGCAGTTACGGCGCGGCCGATTCGTTTCCAAAGGACTTCGGCTACGgcgtggaggaggaggaagaggaggcggcggcggcgggcggcggggtTGGGGCAGGGGCAGGCGGAGGCTGTGGCCCGGGGGGCGCTGACAGCTCCAAGCCGAGGATTCTGCTCATGGGACTCCGGCGCAGCGGCAAGTCCTCCATCCAGAAG GTGGTGTTTCATAAGATGTCACCCAACGAGACCCTCTTTTTGGAAAGTACCAACAAGATTTATAAGGATGACATTTCCAATAGCTCCTTTGTGAATTTCCAGATATGGGACTTTCCTGGGCAAATGGACTTTTTTGACCCAACCTTTGACTATGAGATGATCTTCAGGGGAACAGGAGCATTGATATATGTCATTGACGCACAG GATGACTACATGGAGGCTTTAACAAGACTTCACATTACTGTTTCTAAAGCCTACAAAGTTAACCCAGACATGAATTTTGAGGTTTTTATTCACAAAGTTGATGGTCTGTCTGATGATCACAAAATAGAAACACAGAGGGACATTCATCAAAGGGCCAATGATGACCTTGCAGATGCTGGGCTAGAAAAACTCCATCTTAG cttttatCTGACTAGTATCTATGACCATTCAATATTTGAAGCCTTTAGTAAGGTGGTGCAGAAACTCATTCCACAACTGCCGACCTTGGAAAACCTATTAAATATCTTTATATCA AATTCAGGTATTGAAAAAGCTTTTCTCTTTGATGTTGTCAGCAAAATCTACATTGCAACAGACAGCTCTCCTGTGGATATGCAATCTTACGAACTTTGCTGTGACATGATTGATGTTGTAATTGATGTGTCTTGTATATATGG gttAAAGGAAGATGGAAGTGGAAGTGCTTATGACAAAGAATCTATGGCAATTATCAAGCTGAATAATACAACTGTCCTTTATTTAAAGGAGGTGACTAAATTTTTGGCACTGGTCTGCATTCTAAGGGAAGAAAGCTTTGAACGAAAAg GTTTAATAGACTACAACTTCCACTGTTTCCGAAAAGCTATTCATGAGGTTTTTGAGGTGGGTGTGACTTCTCACAGGAGCTGTGGTCACCAGACTAGTGCCTCCAGCCTGAAAGCGCTGACACACAATGGCACGCCACGAAATGCCATCTAG